In one window of Camelus bactrianus isolate YW-2024 breed Bactrian camel chromosome 13, ASM4877302v1, whole genome shotgun sequence DNA:
- the PRDM2 gene encoding PR domain zinc finger protein 2 isoform X4 has product MWEVYYPNLGWMCIDATDPEKGNWLRYVNWACSGEEQNLFPLEINRAIYYKTLKPIAPGEELLVWYNGEDNPEIAAAIEEERASARSKRSSPKSRKGKKKSQENKNKANKTEDILLKTSEPDSTLANMRDSVEGPKDEDEKPSAATTEQPAEPQEAVSQEVLPELGTPPPACEPPTDPDVKPEAASCEANDVEEEEEEEEEEEDELEDEGDEAAVVPDASPVKEPEIRCDEKPEDLLEEPKSISKEVLEDSPEVTPVIKIPKAKEEANGDVFETFLFPCQHCERKFTTKQGLERHMHIHISTINHAFKCKYCGKAFGTQINRRRHERRHEAGLKRKPSLPLPPAEDAADGRAAGDTVPAKEDATPPCLGPDCLIVNSEKASQETVDSSVAEESGEAKELHPCKYCKKVFGAHTNMRRHQRRVHERHLIPKGVRRKGGLPDEPQPPAERAAPAQSVYVPSTEPEEEGEADDVYIMDISSNISENLNYYIDGKIQTSSSTSNCDVIEVEPGSADLYGINCLLTPVTVEITQSIKATRVPVTDELPKEPSSSTNSESKKRRTASPPVLPKIKAETESDPTAPSCSLSLPLSISTTEAVSFHKEKSVYLSSKLKQLLQTQDKLTPPAGISAPDIPKLGPVCVSAPASMLPVTSSRFKRRTSSPPSSPQHSPALRDFGKPGDGKAMWTEAVLSSKKPKLENHSNSPAWSLSGRDEREAGSPPGFDEYKVSKEWAASSTFSNVCNQQPLDLSSGVKQKAEGTGKTPVQWESVLDLSVHKKPCSDSEGKEFKENHLVPPACSAVKKKKPTTCMLQRVLLNEYNGVDVPVESAPEATRSPSPCKSLDPQPDADLAPDPGLSAPAVGCPPDVSPSSPALQTPSLSSGQLPPLLTPTNPSSPPPCPPVLTVATPPPPLLPTVPLPAPSSGASPRPCPSPLSNATAQSPLPILSPTVSPSPSPVPSVEPLMSAASPGPPTLSSSSSSSSSSSFSSSSSSSSPSPPPLSAVSSVVSSGDNLEASLPMISFKQEELENEDLKAREEAQPATERDVVQETFNKNFVCNVCESPFLSIKDLTKHLSVHAEEWPLKCEFCVQLFKAKTDLSEHRFLLHGVGNIFVCSVCKKEFAFLCNLQQHQRDLHPDKVCTHHEFESGTLRPQNFTDPSKAHVEHMQSLPEDPLETSKEEEELNDSSEELYTTIKIMASGIKTKDPDVRLGLNQHYPSFKPPPFQYHHRNPLGIGVTATNFTTHNIPQTFTTAIRCTKCGKGVDNMPELHKHILACASASDKKRYTPKKNPVPLKQTVQPKNGVVVLDNSGKNAFRRMGQPKRLNFSVELSKMSSNKLKLNALKKKNQLVQKAILQKNKSAKQKADLKNAPESSSHICPYCNREFTYIGSLNKHAAFSCPKKPLSPSKKKVAHSSKKGGHPSPASSDRSSSHRRRTADTEIKMQSTQAPLGKTRARSSGPAQVPLPSSSFRSKQNVTFAASVKSKKPSSSLRNSSPIRMARVTHGEGKKPKATAKTRAAQLPGRASRSLHARAQKSRAVLQSKAALASKKRTDRFSVKSRERSGGPITRSLQLAAAADPSESRREDSSGKQELKDLSYSLRLASRCPPPAAPYITRQCRNVKATAAAPLQGSLFKE; this is encoded by the exons ggaagaaaaaatcccaggaaaataaaaacaaagcaaacaaaactgaAGACATACTGCTGAAGACAAGTGAGCCAGATTCTACCCTTGCAAATATGAGAGATTCTGTGGAAG GTCCCAAAGACGAAGACGAGAAGCCTTCAGCTGCCACCACCGAGCAGCCAGCCGAGCCTCAGGAGGCGGTGAGTCAGGAGGTGCTTCCGGAGCTTGGCACCCCTCCCCCGGCCTGCGAGCCACCGACAGACCCGGACGTGAAGCCAGAGGCAGCAAGTTGTGAGGCCAACgatgtggaggaggaggaggaggaggaggaggaggaggaggatgagctGGAGGACGAGGGGGACGAAGCTGCCGTGGTGCCAGATGCAAGTCCCGTGAAAGAGCCAGAGATACGGTGTGACGAGAAGCCGGAAGATTTATTAGAAGAACCGAAATCTATTTCGAAAGAAGTTCTTGAAGACTCTCCAGAGGTGACACCTGTTATCAAAATTCCCAAAGCTAAAGAGGAGGCCAATGGTGATGTGTTTGAAACATTCCTGTTTCCATGTCAGCATTGTGAGAGGAAGTTCACGACCAAACAGGGGCTGGAACGCCACATGCACATCCACATATCTACCATCAACCACGCCTTCAAGTGCAAGTACTGCGGGAAAGCGTTCGGCACCCAGATCAACCGGCGGCGGCACGAGCGGCGCCACGAGGCGGGGTTAAAGCGGAAGCCCAGCCTGCCACTGCCGCCCGCAGAGGACGCGGCCGACGGCCGGGCAGCCGGGGACACCGTCCCCGCCAAAGAGGACGCCACCCCACCCTGTCTTGGGCCAGACTGTCTGATCGTGAACTCAGAGAAAGCGTCCCAAGAAACGGTGGATTCTTCTGTTGCAGAGGAGAGCGGAGAGGCGAAAGAGCTTCACCCCTGCAAATACTGTAAGAAAGTTTTTGGAGCTCACACCAACATGAGGCGGCATCAGCGCAGGGTTCACGAACGCCACCTCATTCCCAAAGGTGTGCGGCGAAAAGGAGGCCTCCCGGATGAGCCGCAGCCCCCGGCCGAGCGGGCCGCCCCAGCCCAGAGTGTCTACGTCCCCAGCACGGagccagaggaggagggggaggccgACGACGTGTACATCATGGATATATCTAGCAATATCTCTGAAAACTTAAACTACTACATCGACGGTAAAATccagaccagcagcagcaccagTAACTGTGACGTCATTGAGGTGGAGCCCGGCTCGGCGGACTTGTATGGTATCAACTGCCTGCTCACTCCGGTTACGGTGGAGATCACTCAGAGCATAAAGGCCACGCGGGTCCCGGTGACCGACGAGCTCCCTAAAGAGCCTTCCAGCAGCACGAACAGTGAGTCCAAGAAGCGGAGAACGGCCAGTCCTCCCGTGTTACCCAAAATTAAAGCTGAAACCGAGTCCGACCCCACAGCGCCCTCTTGTTCCTTGAGTCTGCCTCTCAGCATATCAACGACAGAGGCGGTGTCTTTCCACAAAGAGAAGAGTGTGTATTTGTCATCGAAGCTCAAGCAGCTCCTCCAAACCCAGGATAAGCTCACTCCTCCTGCAGGGATTTCGGCCCCTGACATACCTAAATTGGGGCCTGTGTGCGTGTCCGCTCCTGCCTCGATGCTGCCTGTGACCTCGAGCAGGTTTAAGAGGCGGACCAGCTCTCCTCCCAGCTCTCCACAGCACAGTCCTGCCCTCCGGGACTTTGGAAAGCCAGGCGATGGGAAGGCCATGTGGACCGAGGCAGTTCTGAGTTCCAAAAAACCCAAATTAGAAAATCATAGCAACTCACCAGCATGGAGTTTGTCTGGGAGAGATGAGAGAGAAGCCGGGAGCCCGCCAGGCTTTGATGAGTATAAAGTGTCTAAAGAGTGGGCAGCTAGCTCTACTTTTAGTAACGTGTGCAACCAGCAGCCGCTGGATTTATCGAGCGGCGTGAAACAGAAGGCCGAGGGTACGGGCAAGACTCCGGTCCAGTGGGAATCTGTGTTAGATCTCAGCGTGCATAAAAAGCCTTGTAGCGACTCTGAAGGCAAGGAATTCAAAGAAAATCATTTGGTGCCACCAGCCTGcagtgctgtgaagaaaaagaaaccaaccaCCTGCATGCTGCAGAGGGTTCTTCTCAATGAGTACAATGGCGTCGACGTGCCTGTAGAAAGTGCCCCCGAGGCGACCAGGAGCCCGAGTCCCTGTAAATCCCTCGACCCCCAACCGGATGCTGACCTTGCTCCCGACCCTGGTTTATCTGCCCCTGCTGTCGGGTGCCCACCTGACGTCTCTCCTTCATCACCTGCCCTGCAGACGCCTTCCCTTTCTTCCGGGCAGCTGCCTCCTCTCTTGACCCCCacaaatccctcctcccctccaccctgtcCTCCTGTGTTAACCGTTGCCACACCACCCCCTCCACTGCTTCCTACTGTACCTCTCCCAGCCCCCTCGTCCGGGGCATCCCCTCGTCCCTGTCCCTCTCCACTCTCGAATGCCACCGCACAGTCCCCTCTTCCAATTCTCTCCCCGACGGTGTCTCCCTCGCCGTCTCCTGTTCCTTCCGTGGAGCCCCTAATGTCTGCTGCTTCGCCGGGGCCTCCGACACTCTCTTCGTCTTCCTCCTCGTCGTCttcatcttccttctcctcttcatcctcctcctcttccccttccccacctcctctctcagCAGTGTCATCCGTTGTTTCCTCTGGGGATAATCTGGAAGCCTCTCTCCCCATGATATCCTTCAAACAGGAGGAATTAGAGAATGAAGATCTGAAGGCCAGGGAGGAAGCCCAGCCCGCCACTGAGCGGGATGTTGTCCAGGAAACATTCAACAAAAACTTCGTCTGCAACGTCTGTGAATCGCCTTTTCTTTCCATTAAAGATCTAACCAAACATTTATCCGTTCATGCTGAAGAATGGCCCTTGAAATGTGAATTTTGTGTGCAGCTCTTTAAGGCGAAAACTGATTTGTCAGAACATCGCTTTCTGCTTCATGGAGTTGGGAATATCTTTGTGTGTTCGGTTTGTAAAAAAGAATTTGCTTTTTTGTGCAATTTGCAGCAGCACCAGCGAGATCTCCACCCAGATAAGGTGTGCACACACCACGAATTTGAAAGTGGCACCCTGAGGCCCCAGAACTTTACTGATCCCAGCAAAGCCCACGTAGAGCATATGCAGAGCTTGCCAGAAGATCCTTTAGAGACGTCTAAAGAGGAAGAGGAGTTAAACGACTCTTCCGAAGAGCTTTACACAACCATAAAAATAATGGCTTCTGGAATAAAGACGAAAGATCCGGATGTTCGATTGGGTCTCAATCAGCATTATCCAAGCTTTAAACCACCTCCATTTCAGTACCATCACCGAAACCCCCTGGGCATTGGTGTGACAGCCACAAATTTCACTACACACAATATCCCACAGACTTTTACAACCGCCATTCGCTGCACCAAGTGTGGGAAAGGTGTGGACAACATGCCCGAGCTCCACAAACACATCCTGGCATGTGCTTCCGCTAGTGACAAGAAGAGGTATACCCCGAAGAAAAATCCGGTGCCCCTGAAACAGACTGTGCAACCCAAAAACGGTGTGGTGGTTTTGGACAACTCTGGGAAAAATGCCTTCAGACGGATGGGACAGCCCAAAAGACTGAACTTCAGTGTTGAGCTCAGCAAAATGTCCTCAAATAAGCTCAAGTTAAACGCgttgaagaaaaaaaaccagCTCGTccagaaagccatccttcaaaagAACAAATCTGCGAAGCAGAAGGCCGACCTAAAGAACGCTCCGGAGTCGTCCTCGCACATCTGCCCGTACTGCAACAGGGAGTTCACGTACATCGGGAGCCTGAACAAGCACGCCGCCTTCAGCTGTCCCAAAAAGCCTCTttctccttccaaaaaaaaagttGCCCACTCGTCCAAGAAAGGCGGACACCCCTCCCCTGCAAGTAGTGACAGAAGCAGCAGCCACCGCAGACGGACGGCGGACACGGAGATCAAGATGCAGAGCACACAGGCGCCTTTGGGCAAGACCAGAGCCCGCAGCTCGGGCCCCGCACAGGTCCCCCTGCCCTCCTCTTCCTTCAGGTCCAAGCAGAATGTTACATTTGCAGCTTCGGTCAAGTccaaaaaaccaagctcctcttTAAGGAACTCGAGCCCAATCCGAATGGCCAGAGTGACTCACGGCGAGGGCAAGAAACCCAAAGCCACGGCCAAGACGCGGGCGGCTCAGCTCCCGGGCAGGGCGTCGCGGAGCCTGCACGCGAGGGCGCAGAAGAGCAGGGCTGTCTTACAGAGCAAAGCCGCCTTGGCCAGTAAGAAAAGAACAGACCGCTTCAGTGTCAAATCTAGAGAGCGGAGCGGGGGGCCCATCACCCGAAGCCTGCAGCTGGCAGCTGCTGCCGACCCGAGTGAAAGCAGAAGGGAGGACAGCAGTGGCAAGCAGGAGCTGAAGGACCTCAG
- the PRDM2 gene encoding PR domain zinc finger protein 2 isoform X5 has product MRDSVEGPKDEDEKPSAATTEQPAEPQEAVSQEVLPELGTPPPACEPPTDPDVKPEAASCEANDVEEEEEEEEEEEDELEDEGDEAAVVPDASPVKEPEIRCDEKPEDLLEEPKSISKEVLEDSPEVTPVIKIPKAKEEANGDVFETFLFPCQHCERKFTTKQGLERHMHIHISTINHAFKCKYCGKAFGTQINRRRHERRHEAGLKRKPSLPLPPAEDAADGRAAGDTVPAKEDATPPCLGPDCLIVNSEKASQETVDSSVAEESGEAKELHPCKYCKKVFGAHTNMRRHQRRVHERHLIPKGVRRKGGLPDEPQPPAERAAPAQSVYVPSTEPEEEGEADDVYIMDISSNISENLNYYIDGKIQTSSSTSNCDVIEVEPGSADLYGINCLLTPVTVEITQSIKATRVPVTDELPKEPSSSTNSESKKRRTASPPVLPKIKAETESDPTAPSCSLSLPLSISTTEAVSFHKEKSVYLSSKLKQLLQTQDKLTPPAGISAPDIPKLGPVCVSAPASMLPVTSSRFKRRTSSPPSSPQHSPALRDFGKPGDGKAMWTEAVLSSKKPKLENHSNSPAWSLSGRDEREAGSPPGFDEYKVSKEWAASSTFSNVCNQQPLDLSSGVKQKAEGTGKTPVQWESVLDLSVHKKPCSDSEGKEFKENHLVPPACSAVKKKKPTTCMLQRVLLNEYNGVDVPVESAPEATRSPSPCKSLDPQPDADLAPDPGLSAPAVGCPPDVSPSSPALQTPSLSSGQLPPLLTPTNPSSPPPCPPVLTVATPPPPLLPTVPLPAPSSGASPRPCPSPLSNATAQSPLPILSPTVSPSPSPVPSVEPLMSAASPGPPTLSSSSSSSSSSSFSSSSSSSSPSPPPLSAVSSVVSSGDNLEASLPMISFKQEELENEDLKAREEAQPATERDVVQETFNKNFVCNVCESPFLSIKDLTKHLSVHAEEWPLKCEFCVQLFKAKTDLSEHRFLLHGVGNIFVCSVCKKEFAFLCNLQQHQRDLHPDKVCTHHEFESGTLRPQNFTDPSKAHVEHMQSLPEDPLETSKEEEELNDSSEELYTTIKIMASGIKTKDPDVRLGLNQHYPSFKPPPFQYHHRNPLGIGVTATNFTTHNIPQTFTTAIRCTKCGKGVDNMPELHKHILACASASDKKRYTPKKNPVPLKQTVQPKNGVVVLDNSGKNAFRRMGQPKRLNFSVELSKMSSNKLKLNALKKKNQLVQKAILQKNKSAKQKADLKNAPESSSHICPYCNREFTYIGSLNKHAAFSCPKKPLSPSKKKVAHSSKKGGHPSPASSDRSSSHRRRTADTEIKMQSTQAPLGKTRARSSGPAQVPLPSSSFRSKQNVTFAASVKSKKPSSSLRNSSPIRMARVTHGEGKKPKATAKTRAAQLPGRASRSLHARAQKSRAVLQSKAALASKKRTDRFSVKSRERSGGPITRSLQLAAAADPSESRREDSSGKQELKDLSYSLRLASRCPPPAAPYITRQCRNVKATAAAPLQGSLFKE; this is encoded by the exons ATGAGAGATTCTGTGGAAG GTCCCAAAGACGAAGACGAGAAGCCTTCAGCTGCCACCACCGAGCAGCCAGCCGAGCCTCAGGAGGCGGTGAGTCAGGAGGTGCTTCCGGAGCTTGGCACCCCTCCCCCGGCCTGCGAGCCACCGACAGACCCGGACGTGAAGCCAGAGGCAGCAAGTTGTGAGGCCAACgatgtggaggaggaggaggaggaggaggaggaggaggaggatgagctGGAGGACGAGGGGGACGAAGCTGCCGTGGTGCCAGATGCAAGTCCCGTGAAAGAGCCAGAGATACGGTGTGACGAGAAGCCGGAAGATTTATTAGAAGAACCGAAATCTATTTCGAAAGAAGTTCTTGAAGACTCTCCAGAGGTGACACCTGTTATCAAAATTCCCAAAGCTAAAGAGGAGGCCAATGGTGATGTGTTTGAAACATTCCTGTTTCCATGTCAGCATTGTGAGAGGAAGTTCACGACCAAACAGGGGCTGGAACGCCACATGCACATCCACATATCTACCATCAACCACGCCTTCAAGTGCAAGTACTGCGGGAAAGCGTTCGGCACCCAGATCAACCGGCGGCGGCACGAGCGGCGCCACGAGGCGGGGTTAAAGCGGAAGCCCAGCCTGCCACTGCCGCCCGCAGAGGACGCGGCCGACGGCCGGGCAGCCGGGGACACCGTCCCCGCCAAAGAGGACGCCACCCCACCCTGTCTTGGGCCAGACTGTCTGATCGTGAACTCAGAGAAAGCGTCCCAAGAAACGGTGGATTCTTCTGTTGCAGAGGAGAGCGGAGAGGCGAAAGAGCTTCACCCCTGCAAATACTGTAAGAAAGTTTTTGGAGCTCACACCAACATGAGGCGGCATCAGCGCAGGGTTCACGAACGCCACCTCATTCCCAAAGGTGTGCGGCGAAAAGGAGGCCTCCCGGATGAGCCGCAGCCCCCGGCCGAGCGGGCCGCCCCAGCCCAGAGTGTCTACGTCCCCAGCACGGagccagaggaggagggggaggccgACGACGTGTACATCATGGATATATCTAGCAATATCTCTGAAAACTTAAACTACTACATCGACGGTAAAATccagaccagcagcagcaccagTAACTGTGACGTCATTGAGGTGGAGCCCGGCTCGGCGGACTTGTATGGTATCAACTGCCTGCTCACTCCGGTTACGGTGGAGATCACTCAGAGCATAAAGGCCACGCGGGTCCCGGTGACCGACGAGCTCCCTAAAGAGCCTTCCAGCAGCACGAACAGTGAGTCCAAGAAGCGGAGAACGGCCAGTCCTCCCGTGTTACCCAAAATTAAAGCTGAAACCGAGTCCGACCCCACAGCGCCCTCTTGTTCCTTGAGTCTGCCTCTCAGCATATCAACGACAGAGGCGGTGTCTTTCCACAAAGAGAAGAGTGTGTATTTGTCATCGAAGCTCAAGCAGCTCCTCCAAACCCAGGATAAGCTCACTCCTCCTGCAGGGATTTCGGCCCCTGACATACCTAAATTGGGGCCTGTGTGCGTGTCCGCTCCTGCCTCGATGCTGCCTGTGACCTCGAGCAGGTTTAAGAGGCGGACCAGCTCTCCTCCCAGCTCTCCACAGCACAGTCCTGCCCTCCGGGACTTTGGAAAGCCAGGCGATGGGAAGGCCATGTGGACCGAGGCAGTTCTGAGTTCCAAAAAACCCAAATTAGAAAATCATAGCAACTCACCAGCATGGAGTTTGTCTGGGAGAGATGAGAGAGAAGCCGGGAGCCCGCCAGGCTTTGATGAGTATAAAGTGTCTAAAGAGTGGGCAGCTAGCTCTACTTTTAGTAACGTGTGCAACCAGCAGCCGCTGGATTTATCGAGCGGCGTGAAACAGAAGGCCGAGGGTACGGGCAAGACTCCGGTCCAGTGGGAATCTGTGTTAGATCTCAGCGTGCATAAAAAGCCTTGTAGCGACTCTGAAGGCAAGGAATTCAAAGAAAATCATTTGGTGCCACCAGCCTGcagtgctgtgaagaaaaagaaaccaaccaCCTGCATGCTGCAGAGGGTTCTTCTCAATGAGTACAATGGCGTCGACGTGCCTGTAGAAAGTGCCCCCGAGGCGACCAGGAGCCCGAGTCCCTGTAAATCCCTCGACCCCCAACCGGATGCTGACCTTGCTCCCGACCCTGGTTTATCTGCCCCTGCTGTCGGGTGCCCACCTGACGTCTCTCCTTCATCACCTGCCCTGCAGACGCCTTCCCTTTCTTCCGGGCAGCTGCCTCCTCTCTTGACCCCCacaaatccctcctcccctccaccctgtcCTCCTGTGTTAACCGTTGCCACACCACCCCCTCCACTGCTTCCTACTGTACCTCTCCCAGCCCCCTCGTCCGGGGCATCCCCTCGTCCCTGTCCCTCTCCACTCTCGAATGCCACCGCACAGTCCCCTCTTCCAATTCTCTCCCCGACGGTGTCTCCCTCGCCGTCTCCTGTTCCTTCCGTGGAGCCCCTAATGTCTGCTGCTTCGCCGGGGCCTCCGACACTCTCTTCGTCTTCCTCCTCGTCGTCttcatcttccttctcctcttcatcctcctcctcttccccttccccacctcctctctcagCAGTGTCATCCGTTGTTTCCTCTGGGGATAATCTGGAAGCCTCTCTCCCCATGATATCCTTCAAACAGGAGGAATTAGAGAATGAAGATCTGAAGGCCAGGGAGGAAGCCCAGCCCGCCACTGAGCGGGATGTTGTCCAGGAAACATTCAACAAAAACTTCGTCTGCAACGTCTGTGAATCGCCTTTTCTTTCCATTAAAGATCTAACCAAACATTTATCCGTTCATGCTGAAGAATGGCCCTTGAAATGTGAATTTTGTGTGCAGCTCTTTAAGGCGAAAACTGATTTGTCAGAACATCGCTTTCTGCTTCATGGAGTTGGGAATATCTTTGTGTGTTCGGTTTGTAAAAAAGAATTTGCTTTTTTGTGCAATTTGCAGCAGCACCAGCGAGATCTCCACCCAGATAAGGTGTGCACACACCACGAATTTGAAAGTGGCACCCTGAGGCCCCAGAACTTTACTGATCCCAGCAAAGCCCACGTAGAGCATATGCAGAGCTTGCCAGAAGATCCTTTAGAGACGTCTAAAGAGGAAGAGGAGTTAAACGACTCTTCCGAAGAGCTTTACACAACCATAAAAATAATGGCTTCTGGAATAAAGACGAAAGATCCGGATGTTCGATTGGGTCTCAATCAGCATTATCCAAGCTTTAAACCACCTCCATTTCAGTACCATCACCGAAACCCCCTGGGCATTGGTGTGACAGCCACAAATTTCACTACACACAATATCCCACAGACTTTTACAACCGCCATTCGCTGCACCAAGTGTGGGAAAGGTGTGGACAACATGCCCGAGCTCCACAAACACATCCTGGCATGTGCTTCCGCTAGTGACAAGAAGAGGTATACCCCGAAGAAAAATCCGGTGCCCCTGAAACAGACTGTGCAACCCAAAAACGGTGTGGTGGTTTTGGACAACTCTGGGAAAAATGCCTTCAGACGGATGGGACAGCCCAAAAGACTGAACTTCAGTGTTGAGCTCAGCAAAATGTCCTCAAATAAGCTCAAGTTAAACGCgttgaagaaaaaaaaccagCTCGTccagaaagccatccttcaaaagAACAAATCTGCGAAGCAGAAGGCCGACCTAAAGAACGCTCCGGAGTCGTCCTCGCACATCTGCCCGTACTGCAACAGGGAGTTCACGTACATCGGGAGCCTGAACAAGCACGCCGCCTTCAGCTGTCCCAAAAAGCCTCTttctccttccaaaaaaaaagttGCCCACTCGTCCAAGAAAGGCGGACACCCCTCCCCTGCAAGTAGTGACAGAAGCAGCAGCCACCGCAGACGGACGGCGGACACGGAGATCAAGATGCAGAGCACACAGGCGCCTTTGGGCAAGACCAGAGCCCGCAGCTCGGGCCCCGCACAGGTCCCCCTGCCCTCCTCTTCCTTCAGGTCCAAGCAGAATGTTACATTTGCAGCTTCGGTCAAGTccaaaaaaccaagctcctcttTAAGGAACTCGAGCCCAATCCGAATGGCCAGAGTGACTCACGGCGAGGGCAAGAAACCCAAAGCCACGGCCAAGACGCGGGCGGCTCAGCTCCCGGGCAGGGCGTCGCGGAGCCTGCACGCGAGGGCGCAGAAGAGCAGGGCTGTCTTACAGAGCAAAGCCGCCTTGGCCAGTAAGAAAAGAACAGACCGCTTCAGTGTCAAATCTAGAGAGCGGAGCGGGGGGCCCATCACCCGAAGCCTGCAGCTGGCAGCTGCTGCCGACCCGAGTGAAAGCAGAAGGGAGGACAGCAGTGGCAAGCAGGAGCTGAAGGACCTCAG